The sequence AGGTTTTCAAAATGGCACGTGCCACTACCCTTGTTCGTTCTACCGCCATCGCTGCCGCTTTGGGTATGGCGGTCTCCCTTGGTGCGGTTGGCGTGACTGCTGATGCTACCCCTACCTACGGCGACGACTCTCCCGTGGTCAACCCTACTAAGCAAGGTTCTTTGACCATTCATAAGTATGGGGACCCAAATTCTACGTCTGATCCGACTGGTCTCGACGGTCAGTCTGTTGATGGCGGCAAGGTTCTGGATGGTGTAGGTTTCACGATCTACAAGATCAATGGCATTGATGTGACCACGAATGAAGGTCTTGCAGCCGCAGCTGGAATCAAACCGGAAAACTACATCAAAAACGGTGCGGCTGATCTATCTAAGGTAACGAAGATTGGTGAAGAACGTAAAACTGAAACTAACGGTCAGACTACATTTCCTGGCCTGGCACTGGGCGCATACTTGGTTGTAGAAACCTCCCCGAAGGAGGGTTACACCCCGGCAGCACCATTCATCGCTTTCGTGCCGATGACAGAAGGTAACGACAATAAAGGCCAGGGTGTCAAGTGGTTCTACGACGTTCACGCGTATCCTAAGAACTACTCGGAGACCAAGCCGACCAAGGAAGTTGCGGACAAGGACAAGAACGTTTCCGAAAAGGTTACCTACACGGTCACGGGTACTGTGCGAAACCTCGTGGATAACGAAAAACTCAAGGCGTTCCGTATCACAGATACCATTGATAAGGCACTAGAGATCGGAAAGATCACTGTTGCTATTAAGGGTGGCCAGTCCCTTGAGTTGGGCACTGACTACACCCAGGATGGTACTGGTCAGAACATCGACGTGAACTTCACCCCGGCTGGACTTGCCAAGCTCACTAGCGGTGCCAAGGTTGTCATGACAGTTGAGACGACCGTCAAAAATGACGTGAATGCTGGTAACTTCTACAAGGCACCTAACGAAGCTAAGGTCTACCAAAACCGTCCTGGTGTCGATCAGCTTACAGATGACGATGGTAAGCCAACTCCAAAGGTGCACACCTACTGGGGCAAGATCAAATTCACCAAGACTGACGATTCTGCTGACAAGAAGGGTCTCAAAGGTGCCGAGTTCCAGAT comes from Corynebacterium cystitidis and encodes:
- a CDS encoding SpaH/EbpB family LPXTG-anchored major pilin, giving the protein MARATTLVRSTAIAAALGMAVSLGAVGVTADATPTYGDDSPVVNPTKQGSLTIHKYGDPNSTSDPTGLDGQSVDGGKVLDGVGFTIYKINGIDVTTNEGLAAAAGIKPENYIKNGAADLSKVTKIGEERKTETNGQTTFPGLALGAYLVVETSPKEGYTPAAPFIAFVPMTEGNDNKGQGVKWFYDVHAYPKNYSETKPTKEVADKDKNVSEKVTYTVTGTVRNLVDNEKLKAFRITDTIDKALEIGKITVAIKGGQSLELGTDYTQDGTGQNIDVNFTPAGLAKLTSGAKVVMTVETTVKNDVNAGNFYKAPNEAKVYQNRPGVDQLTDDDGKPTPKVHTYWGKIKFTKTDDSADKKGLKGAEFQIVRSKDRCEDINVTDQATINANAVMGIQAGQTQAAKKFTSDDNGLVEVAGLHVNDFANNETVDADWYCLVEVKAPEGKELLPKPIPFQFVATSGADTKENRVYEINTLTRDGNVVNKADTTPLLPQTGGTGIALLVLAALGLIGGGAVYARRNTAQA